In Oceanispirochaeta sp., the DNA window GAATCTGCAGCCGCGATTCCAGATCTTTTGCACAACGGCCGATTTCCTCTGGAAAGGGAGGGCGGCTGCCGGGAGGACGGCATCGCGGAAGGTTTTGAAGACAGAGATCTGTAGGGAGATTCATCTCAATAGCGGTCATCCACTTCTGAAAATAATCCATCTCATCCGGGCCCAGGGGGAGGTGGAGCTTATCTGCTTCCAGTGAGGGGGGGGTTGTAACAACCCAGAGATCTGAGTTTATGCGGCCCAGGATTGGTACGGCCTTGCGTCCGGCTCGGCTCATAGAGCAGAGACCACAGTTTTCCGATGGTAAATCATCCGTTTCCTGTGTGAGGATTTCATTCTGATGAGGATGGACCTCAGGAGTTGAAAAATCCGGAACCTGGACAGGCCTGATTTCTTTTCCGTAACGGAGATAATCATCTGTCCTGGAAAGGAGCCTCCAGTAGTCAGTATAAAGTTCGTTCTGTTCCATAAATTACCTTATCCAGGAATAAACCATGAGGTTTTGCCGAAGGACCCGCCAGGGCCCTGTTTTTCTCGTCAAGGATACCCCTTATCTCATCAAAAGATCCACCACTTTCATACTGATTCAGAATGGTTCCCACCATGGTACGAACCATTTTCCAAAGAAAAGCATTCCCGGCCACACGGAATACGGTAAAAGGTCCTTCACGGAAAAAGCGGGCACTGTGTACTGTTCGAACCTTGTTTTTATTGGAATCTTTGGCCGAAGCAAAGGATGTAAAGTCATGAGTTCCCGTCAAAGCCTGTGCCATCCGATTGAGTTCAGGAATAGAAAGGTCCAGGAGACAGGGCGTAGAATAAGGGGTCATATGAGCACGCTGCTCCCGGGGGTGTACCAGATAATAGCGGTAGACTCTCATCACCGCATCATAACGGGCATGAAAATCAAGATTGACTTCACTGCTTTTGTGAATCCGGATATCCCGGGGGAGCTTTGAATTCAAAGCAAGCATAAATCGATCGGAGGGGATGGAACAGCCGGTGGTTTCAAAGTGGGCGACCTGGCATGAGGCATGGACACCCGAATCAGTCCGTCCGGATCCTACAAGACTTACGACCTTTCCGTTGTGTAAGGAATTAAGAACCCCTATGATTTCTCCCTGAACGGTTCTGCTGGTTTTTTGTATTTGCCAGCCTTTAAAATCTGTCCCGTCATAAGAGAGATCAAGGCGGATCTTACGGTGCAATTCCAAGTTCATCCAGTTCATCCTTTATCAGTTTATGCAGATC includes these proteins:
- the truA gene encoding tRNA pseudouridine(38-40) synthase TruA, coding for MNLELHRKIRLDLSYDGTDFKGWQIQKTSRTVQGEIIGVLNSLHNGKVVSLVGSGRTDSGVHASCQVAHFETTGCSIPSDRFMLALNSKLPRDIRIHKSSEVNLDFHARYDAVMRVYRYYLVHPREQRAHMTPYSTPCLLDLSIPELNRMAQALTGTHDFTSFASAKDSNKNKVRTVHSARFFREGPFTVFRVAGNAFLWKMVRTMVGTILNQYESGGSFDEIRGILDEKNRALAGPSAKPHGLFLDKVIYGTERTLY